A genomic stretch from Candidatus Methanomassiliicoccus intestinalis Issoire-Mx1 includes:
- the nifB gene encoding nitrogenase cofactor biosynthesis protein NifB yields the protein MSSQNIEEMLSKHPCYNEEAHKKFARMHLPVAPKCNIQCNFCNRKYDCTNESRPGVTSEVLSPEDATTKVSYVRDKVPNLSVLGIAGPGDPLANEETFRTLELINKDHPDLTFCLSTNGLNLPENVERLKALNVNFITVTLNAVDPEIGSKIYDFVTKDGKQYRGLDAAKILLKNQLEGIQKAVNAGMTVKLNVVLIPTINDKHIPEIAKKAKEMGVYIVNVLPLIPVPGTKFENLRAPTPSERKAIQDQCGEDIRMMRHCKQCRADAIGLLGEDRSQEFACISKSCMNKESSKEWYNVAVATSDGENVDLHFGQASAFHTYKIGSGKIIECATIDMESPSDIPVYGKEHFTKLEKTVGLLAGMDAVIAEKFGEPVLELLRKYGIAYLESRGSIQSALEQMEKVLKGEDLIKI from the coding sequence ATGAGCAGTCAGAATATAGAAGAAATGTTGTCGAAGCATCCCTGCTACAATGAAGAAGCGCATAAGAAGTTCGCTCGTATGCATTTACCTGTGGCTCCAAAGTGTAACATTCAATGTAACTTCTGCAACAGGAAATATGACTGCACTAATGAAAGCAGGCCGGGAGTAACCTCGGAAGTATTATCGCCAGAAGATGCCACGACTAAAGTCTCTTACGTACGTGACAAAGTACCTAACTTGTCTGTTTTAGGCATAGCTGGACCCGGAGATCCTCTTGCAAACGAAGAGACATTTAGAACTTTAGAGCTAATCAATAAAGATCATCCAGATCTCACATTCTGTCTCAGCACCAACGGGCTCAATCTTCCTGAAAATGTGGAGAGACTGAAAGCTCTCAACGTCAATTTTATCACCGTAACTCTGAATGCTGTGGATCCTGAAATAGGTTCTAAGATCTATGATTTTGTAACAAAAGATGGTAAGCAGTACAGGGGCCTGGATGCAGCAAAAATCCTCTTGAAAAATCAGCTTGAAGGGATTCAGAAGGCTGTGAATGCAGGAATGACTGTTAAGCTGAACGTAGTTCTCATTCCTACAATAAATGATAAGCACATTCCAGAGATTGCTAAAAAGGCAAAGGAAATGGGAGTATACATTGTGAATGTTCTCCCTCTGATCCCTGTGCCCGGAACTAAATTTGAGAACCTGAGAGCGCCGACTCCGAGCGAAAGGAAAGCCATTCAGGATCAGTGCGGGGAAGATATCCGCATGATGAGACACTGCAAACAGTGCCGGGCGGATGCAATAGGTCTGCTGGGAGAAGATAGATCTCAGGAATTTGCATGCATTTCAAAGAGCTGCATGAATAAAGAAAGCTCCAAGGAATGGTACAATGTGGCAGTAGCTACATCCGATGGAGAAAATGTTGACCTGCATTTCGGCCAGGCTTCAGCATTCCACACTTATAAGATAGGAAGCGGTAAAATCATCGAATGTGCTACGATTGATATGGAGTCTCCAAGCGATATTCCTGTTTACGGTAAAGAGCACTTCACCAAGCTGGAAAAGACTGTAGGGCTGTTAGCTGGAATGGATGCAGTAATTGCCGAGAAATTCGGAGAGCCTGTGCTTGAACTGCTGAGGAAGTATGGAATAGCCTATCTGGAAAGCAGGGGCAGCATACAGTCAGCGTTGGAGCAGATGGAAAAAGTTCTGAAGGGTGAAGACCTCATAAAGATATGA
- a CDS encoding DUF6951 family protein produces the protein MSDKTCVEVNPGVCRLNTKIQAVYGDDGVVRFEIESECPHVSKIVDVLNDEEMGAFDVMKMPFGENPIYVACGKVLGHAACIVPCALMKAAEVATGMGLKRASEIKFED, from the coding sequence ATGTCAGACAAAACATGCGTAGAAGTCAATCCCGGCGTATGCAGACTGAATACTAAAATTCAGGCAGTTTATGGTGATGACGGAGTCGTCAGATTCGAGATAGAAAGCGAGTGCCCACATGTTTCCAAAATTGTTGATGTGCTTAACGATGAGGAAATGGGAGCATTTGATGTCATGAAAATGCCTTTTGGAGAGAATCCCATATATGTAGCATGCGGAAAAGTACTGGGCCACGCCGCCTGCATAGTTCCATGTGCATTGATGAAAGCTGCCGAGGTAGCTACTGGAATGGGGCTGAAAAGGGCATCAGAAATAAAATTTGAGGATTGA
- a CDS encoding AAA family ATPase gives MRLIRIELTNYRRFRDVRLNIPDGVVGILGANGAGKSTLIEAIAWALYGSGGRNSDIIRDGKDGIKNYNASPKEECSVKIVFDLNGTNYELVRSLKGKNNTPNAYLLADGIQTANSDSAVTEKIEKLLGMESKEFFISVFSRQKDLSALSELNASKRKEHIVKLLDIDILQDVVKNVSIDLNFEKHMKDDLESNLKNPDGKLKKDCLIKDRDSLIISKNEIIRELSVLKEKETELQNKKNEASEELEKLDAVYRKYIAAKNAADSKKKEIEIETGHLQSLDMKISDLNKKLEKLPELELKYRSYEEMSHKKEVLDEDRMLFQRRNDIILKLDRLDQNIKSHQAKEAEILTELEKYSGVSSEIDKNTEQISEIEEKINEINIKIHEVDAALKENNKIEKSLSEKISVMRKRGPDSVCPECERTLGEHHTILMNKLQTEMQEVSETIKTASEEKMSLVNSENEEKIHLTALKKRKTHLEEERQKGIDHTAELRSVRKQVKDLEEERKDAENSLTSIKDVKFDSEEYQKITDDLKSLKKSSDEYNGLKGESRNLPNFMQEKKDNEDRIVRQKDELARLLTDLQNIDYDDEAYQSVKLSVKSAEEECSAIQKEINEKQTQSAVIDERIDNKAREIKEVEKTELKQKESLKKISELAALRDIFSDLKDNLMERIIPALTDIASSMFSDMTDGRYLGLELDDEYNISVYDGDAKYPINRFSGGEMDLANLCLRLAISRLLSDRSGKDINFLVLDEIFGSQDQNRKRNIMTALSKLENQFSQILLITHIDDVKDLMRNVISVYDSKEGESVAELISL, from the coding sequence ATCAGACTGATCAGAATTGAACTGACAAACTACCGCCGCTTCAGAGATGTGCGTTTAAACATTCCAGACGGAGTTGTGGGAATCCTCGGAGCCAACGGTGCCGGTAAAAGCACACTTATCGAAGCCATTGCCTGGGCGCTTTACGGAAGCGGGGGCAGAAACAGCGACATCATCAGGGATGGAAAGGACGGTATCAAAAATTATAACGCATCTCCCAAAGAAGAGTGTTCTGTTAAGATAGTATTTGACCTAAATGGAACAAATTACGAACTTGTCAGATCTCTCAAGGGAAAAAACAATACTCCCAATGCATACTTGCTCGCAGACGGAATACAAACAGCAAACTCCGATTCAGCAGTAACTGAAAAAATCGAGAAACTGCTGGGTATGGAAAGCAAGGAATTCTTTATATCGGTATTTTCACGGCAGAAAGACCTGTCTGCACTTTCAGAATTGAATGCATCCAAGAGAAAGGAGCATATCGTAAAACTGCTTGACATCGACATACTGCAGGATGTGGTTAAGAATGTCAGTATTGATCTGAATTTTGAAAAACATATGAAAGACGATCTGGAATCAAATCTGAAAAATCCAGATGGAAAACTGAAAAAGGATTGTCTGATCAAAGATAGAGATTCATTAATCATTTCTAAAAATGAAATAATTAGAGAGCTGTCGGTTCTCAAAGAAAAAGAAACAGAGCTGCAAAATAAGAAGAATGAGGCTTCAGAAGAGCTGGAAAAACTAGATGCAGTGTATAGAAAATACATTGCAGCCAAAAATGCCGCTGATTCAAAGAAAAAAGAGATTGAGATTGAAACTGGCCATCTGCAGTCGCTTGATATGAAAATATCTGATCTCAATAAAAAGTTAGAAAAACTTCCAGAACTGGAATTAAAATACAGATCATATGAAGAGATGAGTCATAAAAAAGAAGTTCTTGATGAAGACAGAATGCTGTTCCAAAGGAGAAACGATATAATTTTAAAATTAGACCGTTTGGATCAGAATATAAAATCACACCAGGCCAAAGAAGCAGAGATTCTTACCGAACTGGAAAAGTACAGCGGAGTTTCATCTGAGATAGATAAGAACACTGAGCAGATTTCAGAAATTGAAGAAAAGATCAATGAGATCAATATTAAGATACATGAAGTGGACGCTGCTCTGAAAGAAAATAACAAGATTGAAAAATCACTCAGCGAAAAGATCTCTGTAATGAGAAAGAGAGGCCCGGACAGCGTGTGTCCTGAATGCGAACGCACTCTGGGAGAGCATCACACCATTCTTATGAATAAGCTGCAGACTGAAATGCAGGAAGTGTCCGAAACTATCAAAACTGCCTCTGAAGAGAAGATGTCCCTTGTAAACTCTGAAAATGAAGAAAAGATTCACCTGACTGCACTGAAGAAAAGAAAAACACATCTTGAAGAAGAACGACAGAAGGGCATTGATCATACTGCAGAACTGAGGTCTGTAAGAAAACAGGTAAAGGATCTTGAAGAAGAAAGAAAAGATGCAGAGAATTCTCTCACATCAATAAAAGATGTGAAATTTGATAGTGAGGAATACCAGAAAATAACTGACGATCTAAAAAGTCTGAAAAAGTCATCTGATGAATACAACGGACTGAAGGGAGAAAGCCGAAACCTGCCGAATTTTATGCAGGAGAAAAAAGATAATGAAGACAGGATTGTCCGTCAGAAAGATGAATTAGCTAGACTTTTAACTGATTTGCAGAACATTGACTACGATGACGAAGCATACCAGAGTGTTAAGTTATCAGTAAAATCTGCTGAAGAAGAATGCTCCGCAATTCAAAAAGAAATCAATGAGAAACAAACACAGTCCGCAGTCATTGATGAAAGAATAGACAACAAGGCTAGAGAAATTAAGGAAGTTGAAAAAACTGAACTCAAGCAGAAAGAATCGTTGAAAAAGATTTCAGAGCTTGCTGCACTTAGAGATATTTTTTCAGATTTAAAAGATAATCTGATGGAAAGAATTATTCCTGCACTTACAGACATTGCATCATCAATGTTTTCAGACATGACTGATGGGCGGTATTTGGGGTTAGAACTGGATGATGAGTATAACATCTCAGTTTATGACGGAGATGCAAAGTATCCGATAAACCGCTTCTCCGGCGGAGAGATGGATTTAGCAAACTTATGTTTGAGACTGGCGATATCCAGGCTGCTTTCTGATAGGTCTGGCAAAGATATTAATTTCCTTGTTCTCGATGAAATTTTCGGCTCTCAGGATCAGAACAGGAAGCGCAACATCATGACTGCTCTTTCAAAGCTTGAAAATCAGTTCAGCCAGATACTGCTGATTACTCACATAGATGATGTAAAAGACCTGATGCGGAATGTTATTTCAGTCTACGATTCCAAAGAAGGGGAAAGTGTTGCAGAGCTCATATCTTTATGA
- the mcrC gene encoding methyl-coenzyme M reductase I operon protein C, translated as MKDTIGRKLSFVECRESRGLGVGGGMAQKATISESGRDVVAIAMGPGKRHITKPVCEITFALREEGIDTSVLVVNAGSGVPADAPDVTTSSIFGLDPIEVQRIQQFKLAIIHLGNVRNHLIYKARLILRNVNIPAIVVCQAPIDFEDFASIGVQTRLVMPPEDRIDTKGKIVDIVSGVVRGTTCPQSKLDEIVSKVRTHL; from the coding sequence TTGAAGGATACTATTGGTAGAAAGCTTAGTTTCGTTGAATGCAGGGAATCCCGCGGGCTTGGCGTAGGCGGCGGGATGGCCCAGAAAGCAACAATTTCTGAAAGCGGAAGAGATGTTGTTGCAATAGCAATGGGACCTGGAAAGCGTCACATTACAAAACCGGTCTGTGAAATCACATTCGCGTTAAGAGAAGAAGGTATCGATACCAGCGTGCTTGTGGTTAATGCCGGCTCTGGTGTTCCGGCCGATGCCCCTGATGTCACCACCAGTTCTATCTTCGGTCTGGATCCTATTGAAGTTCAGAGAATCCAGCAGTTTAAGCTTGCTATCATCCATCTGGGAAATGTCAGGAATCACCTGATCTATAAGGCCAGGCTTATCCTGAGAAATGTAAATATTCCGGCCATTGTGGTTTGCCAGGCGCCTATTGATTTTGAAGACTTTGCGTCAATCGGAGTGCAGACAAGACTGGTAATGCCTCCGGAAGATAGAATTGATACTAAAGGAAAAATAGTCGATATCGTGAGCGGTGTTGTAAGAGGCACAACCTGTCCTCAGAGTAAGCTTGACGAAATAGTATCAAAAGTAAGAACTCATCTGTGA
- the atwA gene encoding methyl coenzyme M reductase system, component A2 produces the protein MSDSHVFITLKDISKSFNGSYVLKNINEEISTGEVFGLIGRSGAGKSVLINMLRGTPEYHPDSGNVVYHVDYCEKCGWVELPGTGKCTICGGSVEHRDIDFWNTDDLDPIKKQLRSRIAIMLQRTFSLFGDMTVIENVFEALPQDMDENLKVDKALKLLKSVRLDHRITHIARDLSGGEKQRCVLARQLAKDPILFLADEPTGTLDPSTADMVHKVLTDAVKDTGMTMVVTSHWPKAIEVLSDRAMWLDHGEVKMEGSPKEVSAEFMRGHEMHEESHVQVGQPLIKISDVKRYYYSYTRGVVKAVDGVSLEVNEKEIVGLVGLSGAGKTTLSKMICGLREPSEGKVEVRIGDDWVNMAEPGPTGKGRATQYIGILHQEFSLYPFDTILQNLTVCIGIKLPAELAKMKAIQVLLGSGFDRADVEKILYAYPDNLSVGEKQRVALAQVLIREPSLVILDEPTGTMDPITKNSVAKSVLTARKELGETFLIVSHDMDFVMNCCDRAAIMKDGKIVAMGAPSDIVEYLEEIELKENENGGAEN, from the coding sequence ATGTCCGATTCACATGTGTTCATAACTCTAAAAGATATCAGCAAATCATTCAATGGTTCATATGTGCTAAAAAATATCAATGAAGAAATAAGCACAGGAGAAGTTTTTGGACTCATTGGGAGAAGCGGTGCTGGAAAGTCTGTACTGATCAACATGCTACGAGGAACTCCAGAATATCATCCGGATTCTGGAAACGTGGTATATCATGTTGATTACTGTGAAAAGTGTGGTTGGGTAGAACTTCCCGGCACTGGAAAATGTACGATATGTGGAGGCTCTGTAGAACACAGGGACATAGACTTTTGGAATACTGACGATCTCGATCCTATCAAAAAACAGCTCAGAAGCCGTATTGCAATCATGCTCCAGAGAACATTCTCTCTTTTTGGCGATATGACTGTTATAGAAAATGTCTTTGAAGCTCTGCCTCAGGATATGGATGAAAACCTGAAAGTCGACAAAGCCCTCAAGCTGTTAAAATCTGTAAGATTAGATCATCGTATCACTCACATAGCACGTGACCTGTCCGGCGGTGAAAAGCAGAGATGCGTTTTAGCAAGACAGCTTGCCAAAGATCCAATACTGTTTCTGGCAGATGAACCGACTGGAACCCTTGACCCGTCTACTGCAGACATGGTTCACAAGGTTCTGACTGATGCTGTTAAAGATACAGGCATGACGATGGTGGTAACTTCCCACTGGCCGAAAGCAATTGAGGTTCTCTCAGACCGCGCTATGTGGCTGGACCACGGCGAAGTTAAAATGGAAGGTTCTCCAAAGGAAGTTTCAGCAGAATTCATGCGTGGACACGAAATGCATGAAGAAAGTCATGTACAGGTCGGACAGCCGCTCATTAAAATCAGTGATGTAAAACGTTACTATTATTCATACACTAGAGGTGTTGTAAAAGCTGTAGACGGAGTATCCCTGGAAGTCAACGAAAAAGAAATTGTAGGTTTAGTGGGTCTTTCCGGTGCAGGCAAAACAACGCTCTCAAAAATGATCTGCGGTCTCCGCGAGCCTTCCGAGGGTAAAGTGGAAGTAAGGATTGGAGACGACTGGGTAAATATGGCTGAGCCAGGACCTACAGGGAAAGGAAGAGCCACTCAGTACATTGGAATACTGCATCAGGAATTTTCACTATATCCATTCGATACGATCCTTCAGAATCTGACTGTATGCATAGGAATTAAGCTTCCCGCAGAGCTGGCAAAGATGAAGGCAATTCAAGTTCTTTTAGGATCTGGATTTGACCGTGCGGATGTGGAAAAGATATTATATGCTTATCCTGACAACCTCAGCGTAGGTGAAAAACAGAGAGTTGCCCTCGCACAGGTTCTGATCAGGGAACCTAGCCTGGTCATTCTCGATGAACCTACGGGAACAATGGATCCGATTACGAAGAATTCTGTAGCTAAATCTGTTCTCACAGCACGTAAAGAGCTGGGCGAAACATTTCTAATAGTCTCTCACGATATGGATTTCGTGATGAACTGTTGCGACCGTGCTGCTATCATGAAAGATGGAAAGATCGTCGCAATGGGTGCTCCTAGTGATATCGTGGAATACTTAGAAGAGATCGAGCTGAAGGAGAATGAGAACGGCGGTGCTGAGAATTGA
- a CDS encoding DUF2111 domain-containing protein, producing the protein MGLNYKLYTGAGPTPKYSLYHVWKTYDTIFKEGPVGRKALSQIVGIGEGSIRTILNKMIGEGFVTVGKNGVSLTDRGIREYLDCGMSVAQVDLKGVTISSQDCAVLVKGMAAHMSNGNEQRDEAVYSGAEGATSFVAKNGKLYYPCSNMSPDEETTACLKTAFNIRDGDVIIIGTAKKYRLAEQGAVTAALALENQVNLSWVEKNVWESFGPDTEAEALQSIALAVHELTGRLPTTMRSKNCSGVRCEDGLVIDNNYTGPVLEEVLETAKITHKISPSGPYMGVPVVAVPVMKKNKAVAVFGIVDITKGGMFELVSKTHKGRR; encoded by the coding sequence ATGGGGCTCAATTATAAGCTTTACACGGGAGCAGGTCCAACCCCCAAATATTCATTATATCACGTATGGAAAACCTATGATACCATCTTCAAAGAAGGCCCTGTCGGAAGAAAGGCCCTTTCACAGATAGTCGGAATCGGAGAAGGAAGCATCAGGACGATCCTCAACAAAATGATTGGAGAAGGTTTTGTAACTGTAGGAAAAAATGGAGTAAGTCTTACAGACCGAGGCATCAGAGAATATCTAGACTGCGGGATGAGCGTTGCGCAGGTTGATTTGAAAGGAGTTACCATTTCCAGCCAGGACTGTGCTGTTCTTGTCAAGGGGATGGCAGCACATATGAGCAATGGCAATGAACAGCGGGATGAAGCTGTGTATTCAGGAGCTGAAGGAGCCACTTCATTTGTTGCTAAAAACGGTAAATTATACTATCCATGCAGCAACATGAGTCCGGACGAAGAAACTACTGCCTGTCTGAAAACTGCATTCAATATCCGTGACGGGGATGTAATCATCATCGGCACTGCGAAAAAGTACCGCCTGGCAGAACAAGGTGCAGTGACTGCTGCACTGGCACTTGAAAATCAGGTTAATCTTTCCTGGGTTGAGAAAAATGTATGGGAATCGTTCGGGCCGGATACTGAGGCAGAGGCTCTTCAGTCGATTGCCCTGGCAGTTCACGAACTGACTGGAAGACTTCCCACAACAATGAGAAGCAAGAACTGCAGCGGTGTCAGATGTGAAGATGGATTGGTCATAGACAATAATTATACTGGACCTGTTTTAGAAGAAGTCCTGGAAACGGCTAAGATAACGCATAAAATCTCACCTTCCGGGCCGTACATGGGGGTTCCTGTTGTTGCTGTGCCTGTTATGAAGAAGAATAAGGCTGTGGCTGTGTTTGGAATTGTAGACATCACAAAAGGCGGCATGTTTGAATTAGTTTCAAAAACACATAAAGGCAGAAGATGA
- a CDS encoding ATP-binding protein, protein MGIGRVIGTNVMETRFRIDFEENLQVGELLVVESQNKEGKYLVRVMDIEHAADKEDSSWMSRTAGMIMKKDNPDMSPYEQYLFCIGVSSPLGYIDEASFKKTKTLPTHFSEVRYTQADDYEFLKSYLGEIEIGNLRSGDKVLDFPVGISERAIPYHVGIFATTGMGKSNLMKNLALSCMSRGNCGFLIFDPHGEYFDGGEVSKKGLKDAPYKESFAVYSSRDLSSSGGYSKLVISSAEIEISDLEAIYEFTEAQKECLQTAQYKYKDDWLNKLDELEVDEIVANLPGYQSGTISVIKRRLSNLFRLNLVSKDKNYSVTARIINQLHEGKTILVDTSNAHETEELLISTVISRAVFEKNKALYSDGEEFSKLPNTLIAIEEAQRVLKEAEDSVFAQIAREGRKFKTGLCAVSQQPKLIANEVISQFNTLFILGLSDKKDREILKNSAKQDISQVDNEIQMLMPGEAIVASPFTPFAVPVKVHLYEERLKNIKVPENNKPKAADEGFF, encoded by the coding sequence ATGGGGATCGGAAGAGTAATCGGAACTAACGTAATGGAAACAAGATTCAGGATTGATTTTGAAGAAAACCTGCAGGTGGGAGAACTGCTCGTTGTAGAATCTCAGAACAAGGAAGGAAAGTACCTTGTCAGAGTCATGGACATAGAGCATGCCGCCGACAAAGAAGACAGCAGCTGGATGAGCAGAACAGCCGGCATGATTATGAAAAAGGACAATCCCGACATGTCTCCATATGAGCAGTATCTTTTCTGCATCGGTGTCTCTTCTCCCCTCGGCTACATTGATGAGGCGAGCTTCAAGAAAACCAAGACTCTTCCGACCCATTTCTCTGAAGTACGATACACCCAGGCTGATGATTATGAATTTTTAAAGTCATATCTGGGTGAGATCGAGATAGGAAACTTAAGGTCTGGAGACAAGGTCCTTGATTTCCCGGTCGGAATTTCTGAAAGGGCTATCCCGTACCATGTAGGAATTTTTGCTACCACAGGAATGGGAAAAAGCAATCTGATGAAGAATCTGGCGCTTTCATGCATGAGCAGAGGAAACTGCGGTTTCCTGATTTTTGATCCCCACGGAGAATATTTTGACGGCGGAGAGGTCAGCAAAAAGGGCCTGAAGGATGCTCCCTACAAAGAGTCGTTTGCCGTTTATTCTTCAAGAGATTTGTCGAGCAGCGGAGGATATAGCAAACTTGTCATCTCTTCAGCTGAGATCGAGATCTCCGATCTGGAAGCAATCTATGAGTTCACCGAGGCTCAGAAAGAATGCTTACAAACAGCCCAGTATAAATACAAAGATGACTGGCTGAACAAGCTGGATGAGCTTGAAGTCGATGAGATAGTTGCCAATCTTCCCGGCTATCAAAGCGGCACAATCAGTGTCATTAAGAGAAGACTGAGCAACTTATTCAGGCTGAACCTTGTTTCTAAAGACAAAAATTACAGCGTTACTGCCAGGATTATAAATCAGCTGCATGAAGGAAAGACAATCCTTGTTGATACTTCGAATGCCCATGAGACTGAAGAGCTCCTGATTTCTACGGTAATTTCAAGAGCAGTCTTTGAAAAGAACAAGGCTCTCTACTCAGACGGGGAAGAGTTCAGCAAGCTGCCGAACACCCTGATAGCAATTGAAGAGGCACAGAGAGTTCTGAAAGAAGCAGAGGACAGTGTCTTTGCGCAGATTGCCAGAGAAGGCCGTAAGTTCAAAACCGGCCTCTGTGCAGTGTCTCAGCAGCCCAAGCTGATTGCAAATGAAGTCATTTCTCAATTCAACACATTGTTTATTCTAGGTCTGTCAGACAAAAAGGACAGGGAAATTCTCAAAAACTCTGCCAAGCAGGACATATCACAAGTTGATAATGAAATTCAGATGCTGATGCCCGGCGAGGCGATTGTGGCATCTCCATTCACACCTTTTGCCGTGCCTGTGAAGGTCCACCTTTATGAAGAGAGACTGAAGAACATTAAAGTTCCAGAAAACAACAAACCAAAGGCTGCAGATGAGGGATTTTTCTGA
- a CDS encoding metallophosphoesterase family protein, producing the protein MKFIHVSDTHLGFSAYRTLCADPGPYKGLNQREVDTYRSFERFVDDAIELRPDVILHSGDLFDSIRPSNRTLGFAMEQFLRLSKEGIPIVIIAGNHSMPRIRETGSVFRLFDHIEGVHCIYRGGYEKVRIGDMTIHGLPYAEGEEYLTRLDSISPADSRYNVMMLHTGVASLKAFQNSSTNDQVIEDSHLQKNMDYVALGHYHGYQKILDNAYYSGSTERFSFSEARQDKGYLVIDLDKGTKEFVSLPARKMIDLPYIDALHLDAESLINEIENSIPDNIDGAIVRMTVNRVLSSVRNSINAKKIKEQFSTAAHFELRIVSSQDKMSVQSTSAVFGHIEDEFISFVNARPIENIDKQRIKELGLSYLKKEAGQSD; encoded by the coding sequence ATGAAATTCATACATGTTTCGGACACCCACCTGGGATTCAGCGCATATCGTACTCTCTGTGCAGATCCCGGACCTTACAAAGGACTTAATCAGAGAGAAGTTGACACGTACAGATCATTCGAGAGGTTTGTGGATGATGCGATAGAACTCAGGCCTGATGTGATCCTGCACAGCGGAGATCTGTTTGATTCAATCAGACCATCGAACAGAACCCTCGGGTTTGCCATGGAACAGTTTTTACGTCTTTCCAAAGAAGGCATCCCGATCGTCATAATTGCCGGAAATCACTCCATGCCAAGAATCCGCGAGACCGGCAGTGTTTTCAGGCTGTTTGACCACATAGAGGGAGTGCACTGCATATACCGCGGAGGATATGAAAAAGTCAGAATCGGCGATATGACAATTCATGGTCTGCCTTATGCCGAAGGAGAAGAATATCTTACCAGACTTGATTCTATCAGTCCCGCAGACAGCAGATACAATGTGATGATGCTGCACACCGGTGTAGCCAGTTTAAAAGCATTCCAGAATTCCAGTACAAATGATCAGGTGATAGAGGATTCACATCTGCAGAAAAACATGGATTATGTGGCACTGGGACACTATCACGGATATCAGAAAATTTTAGACAACGCTTATTATTCAGGCTCGACAGAAAGATTTTCATTTTCAGAAGCAAGGCAGGATAAGGGATACTTAGTAATTGATTTAGATAAAGGAACAAAAGAATTTGTTTCACTGCCTGCAAGAAAAATGATTGATCTGCCATATATTGACGCTCTGCATCTGGACGCTGAAAGCCTCATCAACGAGATTGAAAATTCGATACCAGACAACATTGATGGTGCGATTGTGAGAATGACCGTAAACCGTGTTTTGAGCTCTGTCAGAAATTCAATAAATGCCAAAAAGATCAAAGAGCAGTTTTCTACAGCAGCTCATTTCGAACTGAGAATAGTAAGTTCTCAGGACAAAATGTCAGTGCAGTCCACTTCTGCAGTATTCGGCCACATTGAAGATGAGTTCATATCATTCGTGAATGCCAGACCGATTGAGAATATCGACAAGCAGCGCATTAAGGAGCTGGGACTCAGCTATCTGAAAAAGGAGGCGGGACAATCAGACTGA